The Amblyomma americanum isolate KBUSLIRL-KWMA chromosome 2, ASM5285725v1, whole genome shotgun sequence genome contains the following window.
AGACACTGATTGAGTATGGGTCATCAATGAGTAAGAAATGTGTGTGTCGTAGCTGCTTGTCGTTATTTTGAGTGTTCACGTATTCTCATGCCAGTGACCTAACAGGGCAACAAGAAATGGCATTGATTTGGCCAGTGACATTGGGAAAGATGAGGCCGGTGCAACTACAGCAACTAGTGTAAGAtatgaaagatagcattgcaagTTTAGCAAATCAACCCTGATGGGAGCTGTTGTGACCAAATTATTTGCACGTGAATAATTGAATTTTGTACCATGCAAGCATCCCCCCACAAGCTCCGCATTACATTCTTGTAATTTCaagcttttcttttgctttgtgctGATCTGGGGAAGGCTTTGTTGAACAGTGCACAGCACACTACTGATTGCCCTTTTTGCACAAAATATTTTAAAAGCCAGGTAGACGTGCATAACTATGGGCTGTTTCTCGTAATGTGAGCGTACGATTTAAGAAGAAAAAGTTGGTGGCTCTTTTGGGATTGaaactgaaattttattttattgtcGGCTTGTCTTGCTCAGCAAGCTGGAGTATCTTTCACTTCAGGCTAGTCTGATTAGTTAAAAGTTGATAAAACTTCCATACTTGAGATTAGATAAAAGTTGATAAAACTTCTATACTTGAGATTAGTTAAAAGTTGATAAAACTTCCATACTTGAGATTAGTTAAAAGTTGATAGAGCGTGGATACTTGCAAGCTTCAGACAAAGTTGTAAAGCACGAAAATACTTCAGGTGGCACAATTTGTATAATCCGcagcatgtgctgtgtgtggctATGCCAGTGAGCAGCTTGCAAAGAGTACTGCTGAGCATAATGTGGGATGTTCATTACAcacactgcttctgcaaaaaatTTGGATTTCGTATGCTGTATTCAGGACCTGGAAAGTGCTTTCCAAATAAACTGTTCAGAATGAGACCAACATGAAAATTCTGCCATTGATACTTTGATTTTGAAAATGGCATACAGTTTGCTGGCTGAAAATTTCTGCAGTGATTCAAGACACTATTAATTAATTTTAACATTTGTataagaaaaaatatatttctgCATCCTCTAGGTGGCGTCCAGCAATGCTGCTGTAAACGTATACTGTTCTTTTTTAAAACAATTGGTTCGTGTTGCTAGGGGAATTTTGTTACTTGGATGATGCAGTGATGTTACCTGGTGCAGAAAGACCACTGTGTCACCCTCAAAGCGGTGGTGCTCTGAGCATGCTGTGCACCAGCTGTGAAAGCGGGGGTCATTGAACCAGAATGCAGCAGTTCGAGCCGCACTTCGGCAGCAGCTGCAGGCCTTGCAGACTAAAGTGTTGAGGCTTGGCAAGTGTAATGGATTACTGGAGAGCGTTTGTCTGACATTTAGAGGGTGTCTTGGATATGTTTTCTCTTGCTATTGAATAAACTGTACTCACCATGTCTGCTCAGCAACTTGTGCCTGTGGCTACATGAGCACAAAGTTATAAATAAATGGCTGCTGGCTTACTAGCTTTTGCTGTTAGCAGTATTATGGATCAAATGACAAAAAGCAGGACTGTCTCTCCCATCCGTGCTACTTGTGTTGCTCTTTGAGCAAGAAGTTGCAGTGATTGCTGACTGGACTTTTAACACTGTTTTTGGGAGCAATCTctggttatgtttttttttctttttgaaattgcATTGAAACAGTAGCTCTGCAtatttatttccttatttgtaTATGTGCGCATGCAAAGGGATCGCTGTAGTCAGAATTAGCGACAGCATTTGTTTTACATCTGAGTGAAATGTGAGCTACAATTTCATTTATTCGTTATGTGGCACAAGATGCAATCAAAGGGAAAGCGGATTGGAGAATATAAAAATGAACATTTTTGTGATTCCCTTTATTCTTGGTTATGAGTTTTGCTTATCGGTTAGGTCACTGGTTCTGCTGTGAATCGTGCTCATATACTTGGCAAGCATATGAGCTGATAGCTGTGGTTTTGCTGCGCTAGAAGTGTTGGCCTTAGTATGACTCCTTTTTTTcacactgttttcttttttttcacttttttttcacacGTCTTGTGACACTGCCgtctttttcaaaatttttttgccAGGCTACCTGTGTTCTCCTGACGCCAATGTCTACGACATCGACTTCACACGCTTCAAGATCCGGGACATGGAGAGTGGCATGGTGCTGTTTGAAATTGCCAAGCCGCCACCCCCATCTACACCTGGTGAGTGGTCAGGTCACTTCTCCTGGCTTGAGCATATGCACTTTTTGTCGAGGACATAAAGCTCTGAATCTGTTTTGCCTCGAGTAATGAATGTCTCTCGCTACTAGGTTGGTCACACAAAGCTTGGGAGTGCAAAAGTACGGAAACAGCATTAAGATTTGTCATGTGTCTCGAGATAACTGGTTGGCAGACTGCAGCACGTGAAGATCGATTAGCCTCCCAGCCCAGTGTTTTGTCCTCGTTTACTGTATGAGGTTAaagtactggaagtggtaagagataTGTGAAGTGCAGTTTCCTAGCTGTCAGGCATGTTCCTGACGTGGCAGATAAGGGGGCCTCGCTCTCTGCCATTTGACTCAGTAGTTTGGTTTGCGAGAGGTGCTGTTGCAGACAGTTCTCTTACGTGTTAGTGTGTAATAGTCTTCAGCACATGTTGTGAATCAGCAAACTTGGTGATGAGTAACCTGTAACATGTGTTGAGTAACATGTACTATCATGAAAAAAGTAAGAGACCTCCAATCCCACCCCCCCATGTTCCAAATCTTGCTGCACTAGGTTGCCTCGATCGCCAGCACCGCTTTCAGGGTGACGACACCGCTCTCGAcggcggcatgttgggtcccactctcccaTGAAGCTACATTAGAAGCAATGCGGCGGCGGCGGGCTGTTTTGAACAGAAAACTGCCTCTACCACGTGATATTTCACAAATTTTGTGTCCTCCCGAGACAGGGTGGTACCATAGATAGTTTAAAAAGTGAATCAAAGTTAGTTACGCAAAAATAtatcttcttttgcagctgataTGCCAAAAAACTCGGCGCCTTGTGAACAGTCGTTACATCCTGACAACGGGCCTAGCATACTCCAGTGGAATCTGTTGACCTGGACACTTTACATTTCAGTATTTTTCGAACAAacaggattacttatttcgagctcCATTTTTATTTTCCCATTCTTATACCTGCATTCTTTGCGTCAGTTATCAAAGAAGTTGTGGCTGCATGATGCACAACGAAAGGAACCTCTTTTCTCCACTACAGGGGGAAAAAAAGGCTCCTTTCGTTGGCGTCAAGCAGCCACATCAGCCAAAGTCATCAAGTGTGTTTCTGGGCAGTCATTTCAGAgagtttagttgttttttttttccgctcttGATGACAGCTGCGGGGATGAGAGCTTGCCTGGCGAGTTTATTCGTCCGAGTCTTTCTGCGCGCTTTACGTCGAATGTGGTTTTCCAAATAGCACAGACCCATATACCTTTATGAGAGATCTATTGCCTTGCCCGACTACTATTGAGTGAGGCGACAAGTCAGCGACAAGTCAGCCTCAAGATAATGCCAGCTGGCTGGACTGATACTACTGTCAGGTGAAAAGATATGCAGTGCCAACAAACAAGAAACAAGTTTCGCCACCAGCAAGTGAGCTGGTAGCGCACTGAACAATGTCATGGTAGTACGCTTCAGAAAGGACATTTTGCATCCATAAGGCCTTTTTACATACTATCAGAGCGTAAATTGGCTCAGATTTTAAGCGTTAGCTTATGTTTCCTTGAGTGGTGCGGGAAATCCACGGGCGAAAAATTGCGGATTGGTCAACTGGTGTGGTAGTGCACCGCAACTGATTGGTATAGGGGCGTTTGCATGTTGCGGCTGCCAGAACTAAGACGCGCCGCAGAGCGCTGCTGCACCAAAGGTGTAGCAGCATCATCACCGGCGGCAGCGCAGTGGAAGATGAGACAGAGCCACTGCTCATCGTCGTGTTCGTGCCGAGCACACGCAGTGACCTTGACTGAATGAATCAGTTCTCTCCTGGCAGCATAAAAGTCAGTCATGGCCTGTGTTTGCAGTGCATTCCTTGTGTTTCCCTCGCACTCTTCTCTGTAATATTTCATGTTGTAGATCTGTTTTGCTTGTGTTCTTAATTACATCACGTAATTTGTGACGCCCACTACATCTACAAAGTtattgcatcatacctttaaggcagagcttaagtgtcccccgaaTTGCTTTTAAACACTTAGTATATGATAATTTGGGATCCTAAACATGGCTGAAAATGTCTGTTGCTACGTTTCAAGCTTTTGACGGAATGCTGAGAAATACCTAATGTAGAAAAAGTAATGAAACTTCTGAAGTAAAGGAAAATTTGAGCCTCCTGTTTGCTCAAATGTGTGCTCATGTGTGTTGATTTTACTGTTATGAGCGCTAAGAAGTGCTTGAAAATGCTTTGCTGCTTGTTGAAATATATGTAGATTTTCTTGCATTTTTGACTGCCACCTTAAAGTTAGCTTTTACTGACTCTAACTTCTTTGAGAGCTTCTGAAGAAGAGGGGCGCACTACGACTTGGGCCTCACTCACTAGGTTCTGAAAACCAGCTGAGGAAGAGCTTTTTACAGCACTTAACTTCCTCCCTAAGGCTGCTGCAGATGCAGCTTTGTTGTCCAATGTATTTGAAAAATTTTCCATTGTTGTGTCTTGGGAGGATATGTACTTACTACTATCGGCACCAAATTAAACGCGAACAAAACAACTGCTACAGGAACAGCAAAATAAGGTGACCTTAGCTGGTGGAGTCGAAACTCCTACACGACAACTGCTGTGTTGAGTGTTAATGGACCCTGCCTGTGAACCCTTCTAGCAGGCAGTAGTATTTTTACCAATTGTTTTTGCATTTGAATTATCATTTGCACTTGAATTATTTTTCATTTGGTGCTGATAGCACATCTGGTTGATGGTTGCTATGTTCTGTGCATGCCATTTAGTCATTCTCTGTGACGTCATTCACTTTTTGCTGCAACTGCGTAAGAAAGCTTCTCTAGGGTAGGTGGTGCCGACATAGCATGTCAAGCCGGAAGCTCCCTtatgcagagttctggccacacAGTACTAGATGACCGGGTGTCGAGTTTTCATGACGACTGTTAACACTGGACAATGAAAACTACACAACTAAAATTTCGGctcaaattttgcacagaaatATGCGCGTCCCACAAACGTACCAGATATATTGATATATGTTTTATCGGTTAGCCGAGAAGCTATTGAACCCCTAATGTGCATCATTTTTGGTATTTTTCTTTAGAGCTCCGGTTCTAAAAAAAACTGTCCACCGGAGCCAAAAACTGCTCTGAACATACTGAGATTATCATTTCATTTAAATACTGTAGGAGCAGCCCTCTATTTGGTGCAGTAGTTTCTTCCAAACCATCCTGCAATTGGGCAAGTCAAACAAAAGTATTGTTTAATGCACTGCGTTTTTTGCTCACTTCACTAGTATACTAACAATTATTGCTGTTAACAATTAAGGCACACCGATGAAACATAAATACATTTATCTTTCTAATGAGCTAAAGCTTGTTTTTCTGTCTTAAGTGGGAGGACTACAGCATTTATGCAAACATTGTGAAAAATAGCCAGTATCCATGCAAGCATGGGACCCCTGCCGTAAAAGCACTGTTTCACTGCCTGTTCTAAGCAGATGTTGGAAGGATGCGTGCAGCTGACCATTGCTGCCTTTGCCTTCATCATCCGTGTGAGACGTTTAACGGTCATGTTTCAGTGAATGATGGGCTGCTGGCTCTTTGTGCAGATGGTGATGACGCAGGGGAGGAGCAGCCGCCGGAGACCGAGTGCCAGGACCCCAATGCCGGCCGTTTTGTTCGGTACCAGTTCACCCCACAGTTCCTGAAGCTGAAGACAGTGGGAGCTACGTGAGTCTTCCACTCTGGCAACATTTTGGAGCTGCTGAGAGAACGCGAAGATGCAGTTTCAGTTTTGCATGTTTTAATTACATGCCCTTGCTTTCAGTCAGAACGTCGGTATCATTTCATTAAGATTTCTTAAGAATGCACCCTGTCTCACCCGAAATTTTTACACGAAAATCTGCCACTTTTAATTTTCTTGGGGAAACTGGCATCCTTCAGTTACTGCGTATGAAGTGTAGACAATGTTTTTTAGGCTCATAATTTAGACCCTAATAATGTTAATACAAATAACTAACCAGTATCTCTTGTGCTTGGTGTATTGTGGCTGCAGAGTTGCTGCTGCGCCATAAACCGCCAATCGCTATTGTACTACTACTGTTGGCTGGGAAGAGTGAAGTGAAATTTTCTGTCTTTGTGCATTGCCTGTCATCTGCAGCGAGGCAAAAATGCATACACCGTGCACAAACTCACAGAAGCGCTTTCAAAACATGATGTCTTCCTGACAGGCTATtgaagaagtactttggtttgggctagtgtgtgcatagctttttgatgatgtcaggacggcgcgaaaataaCCAGGAcgaaagaggcacacgaacacaacaggacaggtgcCATCAGGGTGgtgcctgtcctgttgtgttcgtatgcctcttttgtccttgttattTTTGCGCCGTCCTGATGTCATCAAAAAGATGCGTATGTTGGCTGAAAAGCAAGGCATGTACTTCACATTTACATGTATGACCTATGcatccgtggtggctcagtggttatggtgctcggtgtCTGACGTGCGTTTGATCCTGGCtacagcggtcgcatttcaatggaggcaaagtgctagacccaccgtggtggctcattggttaaggcgctcgtctactgagccatagtacccgggttcgaacccgacctcggtggccgcgtttcgatggaggcgaaatgcaaaaggcactcatgtgctgtgcaatgtcagtgcacattaaagatccccaggtggttgaaattatttcggagacctccacCATGGCACCTCTTTATGCACTTCTTCATTCACTtctccttcctcccttctcttaaggCAGGGTTtgggtttccaccgagatatgtgagacagttaaacTTTCTCGAGTTTAACGAGCAGTAGTTCTTCTCTTGGACACATGAAGGCGTCACCATCTGCCGGCATGAAAACATGGCGACAGTTTAGCGTTTGCCACACATGGCTGAGTTAAACCGGCTGGGCTTTTTGCGCTAGCCTGAAACTCGGGTTGCCTCTAAGCCAGTGTTTTATTAATGCACAGCAGTGGCGCATTAGTATGTGTTCTTGatagccatttcctttcctcaaaaaccaattttcaaaaaccagtttttcaatgctagaggcccatgcactgtgggatgtcagtgcacattaaagaaccccaggtggccgaaattatccagaCCTCTCCACtatatacggcgtccctcatagcctgaattgctttgggacattaaaccccataaaccattacGTTTCTGAGTTTAAAGCTGCACACCCAGGCTGTGAGGAAGTTTATACACCACTGTGGTTGAAACTGGCATCACGTTGCGCTAATGTGTACCAGTGGCATTCCAAAGCTTTTCCAAGTTGGGGTTCTGGGACATGGGGGGTCTATGGCACCAAGGACAAGGCATACGACCCAAGGATGGTTCAGAGTAGCCGGCTCATCATGAACAAACACCGACGAGCCCCAGGAGAAAATGTGGTTGTAGGTTCTGTGTTTTAACTTCAAGGGCCACTGTGGACTACTCCATCCAGTTCTTGTTCTTATCAGAAATTGCTTGTATGCCTCTTTTGTTGCGTTGATGTTTGTTCAGCAGTGAAAGACACGTTTATTGCCAAGGAAATTGCATTTAACATTCGAATTTGTGACGTCTACACCGAACAAGGACTCCATGACCATTGTTTACGAATGAATGGCAGTGTAGCAGGCCCTCTGGGATTCACGCTACAAAAAATTTGTCAGTGCGCTTGGTTTAGTGGTGAAATCTGCTGGTGATGACAACACTGGTACTTAATattttggccttttctagctcataaaagcttagttttcagtgaaagtagcattTTTGTTGCTAGAATAGAGTAATGtattgatacaggccaactttaGTTTATTTTCGTGTCCCTTTAAGGTTCCCCAAGTCAGGAAATATTCGAAATAAattgactttttaaaaattttagtCCTTTAGCACCACAGACAGTGTTTGGTGATTGTTAGGTTCAGCTAAGTATAAATATCAGGTTCTTCTTCACCTTGATCCTTCAGAGTAAACGTTGATTTGACATAGGACTCGTAGCAGACAGACCTGCAGACTGTGGACGGATGATGACACTTGGAGCAACAGAGAAACTGGACTTCGTGGTCACACTTTATTAACAATGCAgaaatgcaagtgcacgttaaagaacctgcggttctttaatgtgcactgacatcccacagtgcatgggcctctagcattgaaaaattggtttttgaggaaaggaaatggctatCAAGAACACATACTCATGCAACCCTGCTGTGCATCAATAAAGCGCCGGCTTAGAGGCAAACTGAGTTTCAGACGAGCACAAAAAGCCCAGCCGGCTTAACTCAGCCACATGTGGCAAACACTAAACTGTCAGCATGTTTTCATGCCGGCAGATGGCAACGCCTTTATCTGTCCAAGCGAAGAACTACTCCTCGTTAAACTCGAGAAAgtttaactgtctcacatatctcggtggacaccaaaccgtgccttaagggaagggaagaaggagcgAGTGAATGAAGAATAGAAACAACTTCACAGCCAGCTACCAAAGCAGAGTACACACTTAATTGTCAGCTGCCAAAGCTAACACAATAAGTAATACTTTAGCCAAACGCTCCCACTTCAGGTACGACTTCCCAAAAGCAGGGGCCTGCTCACTTCGCTGTGCGAAGCTTCACCAAGAGCAACATAACTGCACGCAATGCGCTCTTAAATAACTAGGCCCGAAATTTCTAGAGGCAGGCGGAGGCGCTGGGAAAGGAGTAGGTACGGCAGCACGCACTAAGCTGTATCACCCTCCTCTGGTGTTCTTGATAGTGCTTGAACCATCTGAACCCTCGGTCTATTCACGCCGTCTTGCCAAGGTTGCTTATGTGCCGCAAAACTCAATACGGCAACCCGCaagcccacccgccgcggtggctcagtggttagggcgctcgactactgatctggagctcccgggttcgaacccgaccgcggcggctgtgtttttatagaggaaaaacgctaagacgcccgtgtgctgtgcgatgtcagtgcatgttaaagattcccaggtggtcgaaattattccacagcccttcactacggcacctcttcttcctttctactttgactccctcctttatcccttcccttatggtgcggttcaggtgtccaatggttCAGGTgaccaatgatatatgagacagatactgcgccatttcctttccccaaaaaccaattattattattattattataacccgCAAGCCCAGTGAAAAGTATATCGGTGTGTTGGAAACTATAAATGATCATCACCAAAGCTTTAGAGCACTGGGAGGCATGTACAATTGGTAAAATAGTTTCTATAATGAGTTTATTCTTCCCTATTTGTAGTCTTCCATGAGAGGTGCTGAAAGTAAAACTCGGTTAATTTTTTTTGGCCTGCAAACTTCTTGTGTGAGCCTATGAGGAGCGCAGTTTACTCATGTAAAATCTTTGTGTGTGAAAACCTTTTGCTCTCGTAATAAAGTGTGTGTCTTGAGAACCTCTGTCAAAAGTATGCCTCAAAACTCTTGATGGCAGCACAGCAACTCATAGTACTAGCACATTGCCGCATCACATTTATGTATCCCAATTTGTGAAATGGCTAATTCTTGCCTTTTGCTCGGTGCTGGTTTTCAATGCCTGCCGAGCCATTTTAAAGGAAATCTTGGAAATTTCTactctgcattttattttgatcATCCACTGGCATTGAACCTCATTTGAGAGCATGCGGTGGTTGGTTAGTCGCTTTGTGAGTCGTCTGTTAACTACAATAGCTGGCAACTGTGCTGCCAGAGCTAGCACGCCTTAGCTTGCATtcccaaaaagtagttcgccaTACAACCACAGTGACCACCGGCATATTTCATTGTGGCAAATCTCAAGTACCGTGAATGGCAACCTCCTGCACATTTTTAACCTCTTCCCACATTTTTGTCCTGGGACTCTTTGAGACATTGAGAAGCAAAAATGGCATGTGCCAGCATGATGTGCGGCTGGTAGGGCGAATCACTCTGATATCATCCGTGCCTAAAAAGTAGTCTACATTtggtgaaaattatagccagagggccCGAGCACTGAACGCCTCGCAGCTTTGACCACGATTTTCAGTGCTACCACTTTGTTTTATGCCACTCTGTTTTTGTTCAAACACTCATTGAGGTTTTGAGAAGAACAAATGGTATGTGGCGAAGCAGTATTCTTTCACGGATGCactacttccgcagcctcctCAGCTTTGCCTGCTGTGTAAGAAATGGAGTACACAGCATCTGCTGTGGCACTTTGGCAAGCACCAGAGTTGCTGCATAAGACATGAATGCAGTGGAGAAGCACCACATTTGGTTTAATTGGAAGGCACCAGAGCATGGACCCgtcgttcttttttctttgtcttgCAGAGTGGAGTTCACAGTTGGTAGCAAGCCGGTGAGCAAGTTCCGCATGATCGAGCGACACTTCTTCCGGGACAAGCTGCTCAAGACGTTTGACTTTGAGTTCGGCTTCTGCATCCCGAACAGCAAGAACACGTGCGAGCACATCTACGAGTTTCCCTCCCTCTCCCAGGAGCTGTGTGAGTGCGGGCTTCTCTCATTCGCCCACTGCATTCAAATTTCTGACTTAAGTCTGTGTCTATCCATGTCTCACGTGAATGCATTTGTCTTTGTCGGTATTGCATTTGTGCACTTTCAGTTCAGTGCAGTAATGAACAATCTAGCCAGAGAAGTCTTGACTGGAGTGCGTTTGCTAACTCTTCATACTTACCTACATACTTACATGTGCTGCCTGGTTCCCACAGTTTTCAGCTGAAACGGTGCATGCTTGTGTTACAGTCGACGACCAATCTTTTGgactctctagggaccgcgaaCACGACCGGAAAATCGGGCAGTCCGGACAATCTAGCCAGAGAAGTCTTGACTGGAGTGCGTTTGCTAACTCTTCATACTTACCTACATACTTACATGTGCTGCCTGGTTCCCACAGTTTTCAGCTGAAACTGTGCATGCTTGTGTTACAGGCGACGACCAATCTTTTGgactctctagggaccgcgaaCACGACCGGAAAATcgggcagtccggaaaatcaaatttcatcgaaaaaaatcacgaacttattgccAATATGCCAGAGGAAGCGGccagttgtattgcacacattctaaagctcctcatgactatATTTTGtcgcgcgacacgtgcacagacgaCGGGCAAGGACCGCTTTCACCAGCTCGGCCTGGCTGttctgccctcggcatgtcgccgatgaatgtacgggttgggacaaagtctaaacgggaaagcgaacacgccgctgcgAGAACTGCGCAGCGCCCACAGTACGATGGGCCCGgaacgagaacgcgaagatggcgaaacagtAAGAACAGAAAAGCGGCCGAAGTAAGCGCTCCGTCCGCTTTGGCCTTCGCCATTAGGCCTAGCTACTAGAGCCAGAACCGGCATCATATCcagcgatatgcactctgtggtggcttgcgtataatgaggagtcttgcctgtcatcgaaacgccagttgtTACGGTTTTACAATAGAAGAGTCGGATTGTGCTGCATTTTGCCGCGGGTATGCTGACCTTGCTCAGAAAT
Protein-coding sequences here:
- the unc-119 gene encoding unc-119 lipid binding chaperone, producing MSAVKNSNVPNPPGSKKRTGGFLRQAKSRKDHPADLEPITEEELATKEFISPEDVLRLQKITEGYLCSPDANVYDIDFTRFKIRDMESGMVLFEIAKPPPPSTPDGDDAGEEQPPETECQDPNAGRFVRYQFTPQFLKLKTVGATVEFTVGSKPVSKFRMIERHFFRDKLLKTFDFEFGFCIPNSKNTCEHIYEFPSLSQELCDEMIANPFETRSDSFYFVDDKLIMHNKADYAYNGGLQHQ